The window ACTCGGTGGCGTAGATTTCATCGCTTTTTGAGTCTGTTTGGAGATCGGACATGCTTGCGGTCGAACCGTTGAGAGGTTCCAGCGGAGAGGATCGAGATGGGGCGATGGGGAGCTTCTCCGTCGCCGACGTCGACTTTGCCGACGAGGCCCTGCTCGAAGACATCAGCTTCGGTGACCTCTTCCTGGGAATCGACCACGGGGACGTGCTCCCGGACCTCGAGCTGGATCCAGCTGAGATTTTTGCGGAGTTCTCGGTTGGGGAGGAGCACTCGGGATCGACGACGGCCTGGGAGGCGGCCGAAGGGATGCTTGGCGTAGATGGCGCGTCGCAGGACGTGGTGGTGGCCGCCTTGGAGGAGCACAACGGAGGTCGCGGCGAGGAGGTGGTGAGTGCGATGACGAGGGAGGAGTCCATGGTCATGCCATCTCGAGCGCGGCCTTCGTCGCCGGACGGCAATAAAGGCCGTACGCCATCCGCTGCCGCGGCCGCGAAGGGCTCACATAGGAAGCGCAAAGCAAAGGTAGGTTATCCCTGTTACCAACCCTGACATTGCAACACcatttctctccctctctctctctctctctctctctctctctctctctctctctctctctctctctctctccacagaaACAATACATTTCTCGCTTTGCATGTTGCTGATGGATGGATGGCAGGTGGACTGGACGCCGGAGCTGCACCGGAGATTCGTGCAGGCGGTGGAGCAGCTGGGGATCGACAAAGCAGTGCCCTCGAGGATTTTGGAGCTCATGGGGATCGACTGCCTCACTCGACACAACATCGCCAGCCACCTACAGGTACTGCATCTCCCCCCTTACTCTTTCTTCTTCCTGTCGCCGCACGCGGCGAGAAATAACTGCAGCTTCCTCTCCCGTTCCCTGAATTCCTCTGTCGACATTAATGGCGAGCTCTGCCTCTGCCGTCTCTGAACCTTCACACCATAATTCACCGACAGTAACTTTCCGAAATGATTAGCACTAAATGAACAAACCATGATAGGAACTTGACAGCAATAATGTAGGAAGGGCTCCCCTTTGTTCAGATTCTCCTCGTTCCATAGTACAGAAACAGTACTACACAGGCGATGAAGAGATTGCATCATACTGTTGGATACAGCGTTCGTATGTTTGTCTGCTATTCGCTCATGTCAGAGCGATCCACACCTGCATTGACATGAACAGAAGAGGGATGGTGAGTGGTAGCGCAAAATAACATGGAGATTTGACTGTGTGGGCTGCATGCAGAAGTACCGATCTCATCGGAAGCATTTGCTGGCGAGGGAGGCAGAGGCGGTGAGCTGGAGTCAGCGACGCCAAGTGTACGCGGCCGGAGCAGGCGCAAAGAGGGACATCAACCCCTGGGTTGCCCCTACCATCGGCTTCGTTCCTCCTACGCCGGCGGCGCCGCCGTCTGCAGTCCAGCTTTTTAGACCGCTGCATGTTTGGGGGCATCCCACGACAGAAGCACCGCTAGTCCACATGTGGTTACGACATGTTGCGCCGCGGTCTCCCACCGTGCCGTGGGCTCCTCAGCCACCACCATCGCCACCTGACCCTGCGTATTGGCATCACCACTACCAGTGGGTACGCACGACCGCCTGCCTCGCTGCCTCCATCTTCTCTCTCGGTGGCTCCAATtcgcttcctctctctctccgtgCAGGGAAGTAGAGAAGGGTGGTTTCCGCGTGCCATGACCCAGGGAACTCCTTGCTTTGCTCCGCCACTGCCCACGGCGGTAAACAACGTGTGTGCTTCGCGCTTGACATGATCGAATCTGCTTGCGAGTGTTGTTTATGCTCACAATGTTGATCCCGAAACTGATGTTGCAGAGGTTTCCGGCTCCACATGTTCCTGGCATTGCTCCGCATCCCATGTACAGACCGCCACCTCCTGTTGTGACCAAGCGTTCGAGCTCGCAGCTTCATCTCGATGCTCATCCAGTAATTTCCATTGCCTTCATACTAGCAGACAAGATATCGTTCTTGATCATCTGAATGCTTCTAACAACATGTTCCTCTTATCTGTTTGATGCTTCAGTCGATGGAAAGCGTAGATGCAGCAATAGGAGATGTTTTAGCGCAGCCATGGCTGCCATTGCCGCTTGGATTGAAGTCCCCATCGATGGATAGTGTGTTGGTGGAGCTCCAGAAGAAAGGAGTACAGAAAGTGCCACCAGCTTGTGGTTAACGTTGCTACAGTAACTTGAGGTGGTGTGCTTGACGAGTCCACCTGAAGAACAAAACTTGCCGACATATCCTAATGCTCATGAACTAATCTTTTTATCCTTTTTTGGTTCCCCCCTCATGTAGTCATGCTTGAGAATGTTATGTTTTAATTACAAGTATgttatgagttttcttttgtacAAATGTTATATCGAGAATTATAAGTAGATAGACAACATAAAGATATTTCCTTGAAGATCtaatctccatcatatggacataaATATATAGGATTCTAGGGGGAAGGACAAACAATTAAACATGCCACACTAATTATCTCATAAACCCAATCAAAGTACATCTTTATCAACAAAGACTGGCACGAGATGTTTTCCTTGAAACACCACACATAAGTATGATGTCTAAACTTCGGTTTGGTACATACCATGCAGAAGACCATTTATAACTGAAAAGATAAACATATCTACCTTTACACCATTAAGAAAGTTAAGAGGAATTAAAGCGTGATCAAGCCAAATCTTGTGTCTTACTTGAACTTGGTCAATGACTTTTTCTACATAATTGCCATGCAAACTGATCGACAGCCACCATTGCAAGCGATGCGGCCCCAATTGAACCTTCATACCTATGGAATTGATCACCACCACAAAGTTACAAGCTGAAAAAACATGAATCTTAGAGCATTTCTTTCAATATTTGAAGGATTAGCAGCAAATATAAGACCAGTCCTGAAGAAATTCACTGGCATAAAAGCACTTTCCTGCTTGTTTACTGTCCTTACATGCCAATCAGTAGATGTGATGCAATCTGCATGATTATGGCACCTTCACCACCAGGGTTGAGTGTATTCACGCACCGAGCGCAAAACCAATGCTCATATATGGATGTAACTAAATCTGTTgtcagataaaaaaaataatattaagccGATTTCCAAATTCATTCATTTGAGATGTCCAAATCCATTAAATATCAACATATTCTTGAACTAAATGGTTTGAACCACAACCTCTGAGCCTTATTGTACGACTAAATTTAACCTGATAAAGCAAAACTAATAAAAACTCACATTGTTCAGGACCAATAAAGAAAAACTCCTTCTGGAGATTGTTTTGCTTGACAAAGTCAATGAATGGGTTCAAGTCAACAGCCTTCAGATCTGTTCCCTCTTGTTCTGCTCTGCTAACAACAATGACAAAAGTGAAGGAACATGGTGTGGCTATACAGCTCCCATATAGGTTACAAACAATAATATATCTGTGCAAACTGCTGAATTATTAATTCCAAGAGAAGTGACCAAATAGCTCTAGCCAAACTACAATCAATCGTCGACATTGCATTTCAAGAGAATgtgttcaagttaaaacacaagatAGGCCTATTTCATGATCTCTGTTTGAACCTTGCAAACACCAATTTTATGTACTTCTATTCTTAACTAATTTACGAATATAAGCTACCAGTGAAAACAAAATTAGGATCAATGACATAAATGCCAGAGATCATGAAATCAAATCTAAAAGAGACCTTCTTGGGAGAATCCATACATACTATACTTGGTCACGCCTGTATTTCTTAGAGGATCTGAACTAAAGATTCCAGTAGATTTTCTTTATCCAAAAAGGAAAGAACCTATACTGCTATTGTGTGTAAGGGTCACACGAACTGCAAATTAACAGTCAGTAATCCTCTACGAACTCAATGAGCATGCTTAGTTGATGAAGCTCATTTTGGTCATCTGACCACCATGGGATGCTGGATCCAGCTTAGCTTTCTTATCATCACACCAAGCAGGCATCACATTGGAATCAGAATTGCACAGGTATCCACTCTATAACTTAAGGTTCTGACCTACGAGGAAACAAAAGAGGTATCTGAAAATGGTTCAGGAAAGTCCTGCTCCAATGCCAAAGTCAGAGTCTGAGCAAGAAGGGGAAACAATAAATGTGAGGCAGGATCGTAATTGATAAGGAGTGAAGGCGAAAACTTAAACATTACCAGAAGGACCTCTTCTATGTATCTTCTCTAGATGTATGAAGGTCAGTCAGTGAACCCAATTGAGATGATGGTCCCCAATTCCCAAGCCATCTAGATGATGGTTCTCAAATTCGACCAGGTGGGCTCATAAATGACCAGATTGAACCATTATTAACATTGATACAGACAGAGGGACGGTTCCTTAGTCTTACCAAAGGAATTGGCATTAGATACTTGACAAGTGCTACCCAAAGATGCTGATGGGCCGAGCCTCTTGAGGAGCCCCAACATTAACAAATGATGAACTTGAGATTGTACACTCAAACAAACAAACTGCTGAGATGACAATTTGCGTAGAACTCCCACGCTTAATAGAATAAGGTTGTAATAAACTAATAAAATAAGAGGTAACTTCAATAACGATGCCTAACATTGAAAGTTCGAGATATCTCATTCCCAATTTCTCCATGATACCGTAGTCTTTCCATTCTCACCTTCCGAAACCAAACCTCAGCAACTCCATCATATCGAACACATCCTTCAAGTAGCGACTAGCCTGACATTACTGTAGATTCCCTATCCATCCCCTGGCTACTCCTCTGTTTGGTCTGTTCCCAGCGTCATCAAACACATAGCTGTTCTTTCTTAGTCTCTCATATTCACCTAGTTGTTGCTTAATACCATAATTTACTCGATTAAGTCAGCTGGCATAAGGATGATGTGCCAACACCTGACATGCAAAAAATGCAAGCAAACCCCAAGCTGCCGGTGGACATCAAGCCTAGCTCAAAGTCCTATAGACTGCCTGAAACTATGCTTGCTTAGATTCCTCGAATAATCAAAACCATACCAAGAGCTGAGAAGACAATGATAATCCTAGGCAAATTGCGATCTGAGGTAAATACAATGCCTATACTAAAAGGACCGGAATGATTGCGGTGAATGCCTCTAAAGCGTAAGAAACCGTAGCGGGCTTCGATTTGTTAGCTTAAACGAGACACCGGGCCTTCTAAAGTTCGAACCTTTCTTCAGTAGTTGTTGCAGACAACAGTGGAAAAACCGGATGCCAAGATTCAAGAAAAAGATCGCAAAACACCATCCAAACATGGAACAatccaagaaagaaagaagagaggaaCATGGTTGCGCACGGTACATGAGGGACAAGAGGCGAGAAGGGGCGCTTGGGTCGTAGTTGAGCAGCAACGCCGCCTTCAGTGGCTCACCTGCGCAAGaagaaacgtaggagaaaaagcaAGAGCCTAATGAGACACCTGGGGCGACTTTTTGTGAGGAGGACGCAGGGCATTAGGGCTCCGAGGAGTGTACCCGAGGAACCGACGTTGTTGGATGCCCACTTCTCCCAGAGTCGGTGCGTCGAAGTCCAATCCGCCATGTCACCTGCTTTCCCTCACCCGTCTCTATCTGGCGGCGGGTTCGGAGGACGGAAGACTGCCGGCAGGTAGGGAACCGGCGGCGACTTGATAAAGAAGAGGAACGAATGCTCGCGAAGGAGATTTATATGCCGAACCTTAACATCATTCGGACCCAAATCGGCCCGGTTCGATCCTATTAAGCCTCGGATCCGGCTCAAATAAACGAGACCCAAACTCGAACCGGATCGATTGCACGGTGTTTGAGTTCGGCCCAACTCGTCCCACttctcgaatatatatatatatatatatagtaaaagtaTTTTCGAAGGAAATATTGACCCCTATAAAATAAAAAGCATTTAAACAGAGCAGAGAATAAATGTTGGAGGAGGAGACGAGGAGTTGAGCTTGTTTTCACCATAGACTGGCCATTGTTTCAGGCATTTCAGAAGACAATGGAGGAGAAGGTAAGTGATGGGATGGGTGGGACAAGACAAGATGAGACAAGGCATGCAGTTTGTATCGCATCAGAATGTGAAGAAAGCAGAGACTTGGAGCAGCAACCTCACCGGAGTTGATCCTCCTCCTCGGATGCTGCATTTTGTCATGCAACTGAGTAATGGTTTCATCATCACAGGATCTAATCCTTTCATTGTTCGGAGAAGATGCAGATAGTCCACTGAAACATCAATGTTTCTTAGTTCAAATGATGCTACTTGGTACTGCAAATGAAGATGAGCAGTCGATCCAGTGAAGACGCAAATATGGTAGATGGGGATGTGAGGAGTTTGATAGCTTGTGATTTTAACGAGCAGAAGGTCGAAGCAGAGCCTCAGAGAAAGTGAGGAAAGAAGGGGATGATGTGATGGAATCCATCACATGATTTATTGAGTCTGGTTCTGTTTCTCCTGACAGATAGATTTGGACTCTGATGAAAGATCGCTTCAAATCCTCTGTTtctgtctctctttctcttctttcacCACCAGCTTTATCTGGTGGCAGATCACCTCAAATCCTGCGTCTAATCTGCCTCTCTCTTCGTCACTTCTCCCCCTCCCCCCTTCAAACTACGTTCTGTTCCCTTTCTCCTCTCACTTTCTTCGCTGTCACAGAAAATACCTGCACAATTTCTCACGCATGCACTCATCCCATCCTCCGGCTGAGCCCCGAGGGACATCATAAGGTCACTGCAGCAGAGCAGAAGACAGAgacgtggagagagagagagagagagagagagagagagagagagcgagtctATCTGACCTCTTGTAGCGTAGACTTGCACTGATTCCCTTTGATTCATCGAATCCGAATTATTTCACAGGCCTTAAATCTCCCACGCTATAAGCGAGATCCAACAGCAGGGGTGCAGTGAAGAGCTGAGACATGGTCTTCCTTTTCCCATCTCCTTCTTGCTTCTGATATCTCTTCTCCACTGCATCGAAGGACTGCAAACTGAACTGCTTGTTAGTGCTGCCAATAT of the Musa acuminata AAA Group cultivar baxijiao chromosome BXJ2-10, Cavendish_Baxijiao_AAA, whole genome shotgun sequence genome contains:
- the LOC103969266 gene encoding probable transcription factor GLK1 isoform X1, with the protein product MLAVEPLRGSSGEDRDGAMGSFSVADVDFADEALLEDISFGDLFLGIDHGDVLPDLELDPAEIFAEFSVGEEHSGSTTAWEAAEGMLGVDGASQDVVVAALEEHNGGRGEEVVSAMTREESMVMPSRARPSSPDGNKGRTPSAAAAAKGSHRKRKAKVDWTPELHRRFVQAVEQLGIDKAVPSRILELMGIDCLTRHNIASHLQKYRSHRKHLLAREAEAVSWSQRRQVYAAGAGAKRDINPWVAPTIGFVPPTPAAPPSAVQLFRPLHVWGHPTTEAPLVHMWLRHVAPRSPTVPWAPQPPPSPPDPAYWHHHYQWGSREGWFPRAMTQGTPCFAPPLPTAVNNRFPAPHVPGIAPHPMYRPPPPVVTKRSSSQLHLDAHPSMESVDAAIGDVLAQPWLPLPLGLKSPSMDSVLVELQKKGVQKVPPACG
- the LOC103969266 gene encoding probable transcription factor GLK1 isoform X2, producing MLAVEPLRGSSGEDRDGAMGSFSVADVDFADEALLEDISFGDLFLGIDHGDVLPDLELDPAEIFAEFSVGEEHSGSTTAWEAAEGMLGVDGASQDVVVAALEEHNGGRGEEVVSAMTREESMVMPSRARPSSPDGNKGRTPSAAAAAKGSHRKRKAKVDWTPELHRRFVQAVEQLGIDKAVPSRILELMGIDCLTRHNIASHLQKYRSHRKHLLAREAEAVSWSQRRQVYAAGAGAKRDINPWVAPTIGFVPPTPAAPPSAVQLFRPLHVWGHPTTEAPLVHMWLRHVAPRSPTVPWAPQPPPSPPDPAYWHHHYQWGSREGWFPRAMTQGTPCFAPPLPTARFPAPHVPGIAPHPMYRPPPPVVTKRSSSQLHLDAHPSMESVDAAIGDVLAQPWLPLPLGLKSPSMDSVLVELQKKGVQKVPPACG
- the LOC103969267 gene encoding uncharacterized protein LOC103969267, which codes for MADWTSTHRLWEKWASNNVGSSGEPLKAALLLNYDPSAPSRLLSLIAEQEGTDLKAVDLNPFIDFVKQNNLQKEFFFIGPEQYLVTSIYEHWFCARCVNTLNPGGEGAIIMQIASHLLIGMYEGSIGAASLAMVAVDQFAWQLCRKSH